From Brienomyrus brachyistius isolate T26 chromosome 18, BBRACH_0.4, whole genome shotgun sequence, one genomic window encodes:
- the chek1 gene encoding serine/threonine-protein kinase Chk1, translating to MAVPFVQDWDLVQTLGEGAYGEVRLLVNRKTEEAVAVKVVDTSRAEDCSENVKKEVCINKLLSHPNIVRFFGHRREGHTQYLFLEYCSGGELFDRIEPDVGMPEKDAQRFFQQLIAGVEYLHSVGITHRDIKPENILLDDKDNLKISDFGLATMFRHRGRERKLTRLCGTLPYVAPELMSRMEFSAQPADVWSCGIVLTAMLAGELPWDQPIETCQEYSDWLQRKTYITPWKKIDALPLSVLTRILLHDAEKRITIPDIKKDRWFSKSFKTVVKRQCDSQRPAAKLLRSDSEQTPFSREGSEDRVQISSSQPEPTLSLPFWESNVSHVLMDAPQVSFSQPACPDHMLLGSQLLGTPGSSQSPWQRLVRRMTRFFTTLGAEQSIAALTDACVSLGYKWKQNCINQITVCTMDRRNNKLIFKVHFLEMEERILVDFRLSKGDGLEFKRHFLKMKRHLCDIISNVKVPLPMT from the exons ATGGCCGTGCCTTTTGTCCAGGACTGGGACCTTGTACAGACGCTGGGTGAAGGAGCGTATGGAGA AGTCCGGCTGCTGGTTAACAGAAAGACGGAGGAGGCGGTGGCAGTGAAGGTGGTGGACACGTCTCGCGCTGAAGATTGCTCCGAGAATGTAAAGAAGGAGGTGTGCATCAACAAGCTGCTGTCGCACCCCAACATCGTGCGCTTCTTTGGTCACCGGCGCGAGGGACACACACAGTACCTCTTCCTAGAGTACTGCAGCGGAGGCGAGCTCTTTGATCGCATTG AGCCAGATGTTGGGATGCCAGAAAAAGATGCTCAGAGATTTTTTCAGCAGCTGATTGCGGGCGTG GAATACCTTCACAGCGTTGGAATTACACACAGGGACATCAAGCCAGAAAACATACTCCTGGATGACAAAG ACAACCTGAAGATCTCCGATTTCGGTCTGGCCACTATGTTCCGTCACCGGGGGCGGGAGCGTAAGCTTACTCGTCTGTGTGGCACCTTGCCCTACGTGGCCCCGGAGCTCATGTCACGCATGGAGTTTAGCGCCCAGCCGGCTGACGTGTGGTCCTGTGGCATCGTTCTCACTGCCATGCTAGCTGGAG AGTTGCCGTGGGACCAGCCTATTGAAACCTGCCAAGAgtattctgattggctgcagaGGAAAACTTACATTACGCCCTGGAAGAAGATCGACGCCCTGCCTCTCA GTGTGCTGACCAGAATTCTTCTGCATGATGCTGAGAAAAGAATTACTATTCCTGATATCAAAAAAGACCGCTGGTTTAGCAAAAGCTTTAAAACCG TTGTAAAGAGGCAGTGTGACTCGCAGAGACCTGCAGCGAAGCTCCTGCGGTCAGACTCGGAGCAGACCCCCTTCAGCAGGGAGGGCAG TGAGGACAGGGTGCAGATATCCAGCTCACAGCCAGAGCCCACTCTGAGCCTGCCTTTCTGGGAGTCCAATGTGAGCCACGTCCTGATGGACGCACCGCAGGTTAGCTTCTCCCAGCCTGCCTGTCCTGATCACATGCTGCTGGGGAGCCAGTTACTGGGAACCCCTGGATCCAGTCAG AGCCCCTGGCAGCGCCTGGTTCGCAGGATGACAAGGTTTTTCACCACCCTTGGGGCAGAGCAGTCCATTGCCGCTCTTACGGATGCCTGCGTAAGCCTGGGCTATAAGTGGAAGCAGAACTGCATCAATCAG ATCACGGTCTGCACAATGGATCGTCGCAACAACAAGCTGATCTTCAAAGTGCACTTCCTAGAAATGGAGGAAAGGATCCTGGTGGACTTCAGGCTGTCAAAG GGTGATGGCTTGGAGTTCAAGAGGCACTTCCTGAAAATGAAACGGCACCTCTGTGACATCATCAGTAATGTCAAGGTGCCGCTCCCCATGACGTGA